One stretch of Lucilia cuprina isolate Lc7/37 chromosome 6, ASM2204524v1, whole genome shotgun sequence DNA includes these proteins:
- the LOC111684111 gene encoding sodium-dependent nutrient amino acid transporter 1-like, with amino-acid sequence MNSEKSGSGAFDNPAFMSSKVDLITINSAESNENIQKSCDTASDNESQTTSGRDQWGNGLQFLMSCIALSVGLGNVWRFPFIALQNGGGAFLIPYIIVLFFVGKPIYYIEMILGQFSSRGCVKVFDYVPIMRGIGYGQALSTFLTSSYYASLMALTLRYLILSFYPVLPWSYCRDEWGDQCIDSKINAGDTTESHMLTEAFNGSVKKSSAEHYFVKVILHETPNIDDGIGTPDLYLALTLAFSWIVIVSIVICGIKTSGKVAYFLALFPYITMLVLLVRSLTLPGAFDGVLYFLRPQWDKLLDAGVWYAAVTQVFFSLTVCNGVILMYASYNRFDHNICRDCTIVTTLDTFTSLLSGIIIFGILGNLAHETGTTDIQSVVKGGPGLAFISYPDAIAKFTMVPQVFSALFFLMLFVLGIGTNVGIITSVITVACELFPNVKRWTIVIGIAVISFCLGLMYITPGGQYMLNYIDFYGVTFVAIVMGICEIITAGWIYGVKNICRDIKFMLNIKTSLYFRICWSIITPVFMIAILIYTLVEYKPLEYNGVKYPEYIYVLGWCVSAFCIGQLLIWACITIYKRPESKLCNRIKTTFNPLSYWGPLDPSTLKSYKQSIELDVANTLGVTNRGFWFKIYDNIFN; translated from the exons ATGAATAGTGAAAAAAGTGGTAGTGGTGCTTTTGATAATCCTGCCTTTATGTCCTCTAAAGTGGATTTGATTACAATAAATTCAGCGGAAAGTAATGAAAATATACAA aAATCCTGTGATACTGCCTCCGACAATGAATCTCAAACCACCTCGGGTCGTGATCAATGGGGAAATGGTTTGCAATTTCTAATGTCTTGTATAGCGCTGTCGGTGGGCCTGGGTAATGTGTGGCGTTTTCCCTTTATAGCTTTACAAAATGGCGGTGGTGCATTCCTCATACCCTACATAATTGTATTGTTCTTTGTGGGTAAACCCATTTACTATATAGAAATGATATTGGGGCAATTTTCTAGTCGTGGCTGTGTTAAGGTATTTGATTATGTGCCCATTATGAGAGGTATTGGTTATGGTCAAGCATTGTCAACGTTTTTAACCTCTTCCTATTATGCATCTCTAATGGCACTGACGCTAcgttatttaattttatcattttaccCCGTATTACCCTGGAGCTATTGTCGCGATGAATGGGGTGATCAGTGTATTGATTCTAAAATAAATGCAGGAGATACAACGGAAAGTCACATGTTGACAGAGGCATTTAATGGTTCAGTTAAGAAATCATCAGCTGAACATTATTTtgt CAAAGTTATTTTACATGAAACTCCTAACATAGATGATGGTATTGGTACACCAGATTTGTATTTGGCTCTGACATTAGCCTTCTCCTGGATTGTGATAGTTTCGATTGTTATATGTGGTATAAAGACATCCGGTAAAGTGGCTTACTTCTTAGCTCTATTTCCCTATATTACTATGTTGGTACTTTTGGTGCGCTCTCTAACACTACCCGGAGCATTTGATggtgttttatatttcttaagaCCTCAATGGGATAAACTGCTAGATGCTGGGGTTTGGTATGCTGCCGTTACACAAGTATTTTTCTCGTTAACAGTCTGTAATGGTGTTATATTGATGTATGCCTCTTATAATCGTTTCGATCATAATATTTGTAG agATTGCACAATTGTCACTACTTTAGATACATTTACATCTTTACTTTcgggtattattatttttggcaTATTGGGTAATTTGGCTCATGAAACGGGTACTACAGATATTCAGAGTGTGGTGAAAGGAGGCCCCGGTTTGGCTTTCATTTCCTATCCAGATGCTATAGCGAAATTTACTATGGTGCCACAA GTTTTCTCCGCCCTATTCTTTCTAATGCTGTTTGTTTTGGGTATCGGTACCAATGTGGGCATTATCACCAGTGTAATAACGGTAGCCTGTGAACTTTTCCCTAATGTAAAAAGATGGACCATAGTAATTGGAATAGCTGTAATAAGTTTCTGCTTAGGTTTAATGTATATAACACCAGGAGGACAATATATGTTAAACTATATAGATTTCTATGGAGTTACATTTGTCGCCATAGTCATGGGTATATGCGAGATAATAACAGCGGGCTGGATTTATG gtgttaaaaatatttgtcgtgatattaaatttatgttaaatattaaaacatctCTGTATTTTCGCATATGCTGGAGTATTATTACACCCGTTTTTATGATTGCCATATTGATTTATACTCTAGTGGAATACAAGCCCTTGGAATATAATGGGGTTAAATATCCGGAATATATTTATG TATTAGGTTGGTGTGTTTCAGCCTTTTGTATAGGTCAACTGTTAATATGGGCCTGTATTACCATTTACAAGAGACCTGAATCAAAACTTTGTAATCGTATCAAAACAACATTTAATCCTTTGTCATATTGGGGTCCTTTAGATCCATCTACACTTAAATCGTATAAACAGTCAATAGAATTAGATGTTGCTAACACTTTGGGAGTGACGAATAGAGgcttttggtttaaaatttatgataatatatttaattaa
- the LOC124420496 gene encoding gamma-aminobutyric acid type B receptor subunit 1-like: protein MGIINDLRGVVAFSSQGDRIALTQIEQMINGKYEKLGYYDTQLDNLTWLSMERWIGGKVPQDRTIVRRVLRTVSLPLFVCMCTISSCGIIVALALIIFNIWNKHRR, encoded by the exons ATGGGAATTATAAATGATTTGcgt gGTGTTGTGGCATTCAGCTCACAGGGTGATCGTATTGCTTTAACACAAATTGAACAAATGATAAatggaaaatatgaaaaattaggTTACTACGACACTCAATTGGATAATCTAACATGGTTGAGTATGGAACGCTGGATAGGTGGAAAG gTTCCTCAAGATCGTACTATAGTAAGACGTGTCTTACGCACCGTATCGCTGCCATTATTTGTCTGTATGTGTACAATTTCTAGTTGTGGCATAATAGTAGCTTTAGctctaattatatttaatatatggaATAAACATAGAAGGTAA